A window of the Mesorhizobium opportunistum WSM2075 genome harbors these coding sequences:
- a CDS encoding dicarboxylate/amino acid:cation symporter: MTTLAMIGAGILCGLYYPDFAHAISPIAQLYLNFLKMVVLPYLVSSVIFSITSMVQDPKSVRYLGKVGMAVLVVSFLGVLVSGTLSLILQPGQIENPQSRIELGEFINSQGSVSTDLAFPFQPPSNEGADGGHSILLDLVPNNVFNALASGQTIQVLLFCLLFGLAMGKIPQPTSMSLSQALNAVYRACTVLTNWFIWGLPFATFILIADQTASTGTKPLMLMGGYLLVMGLSCLLFVAGAFAIIAIRSRRSYWTTIKTCQPLLMVAITTRSTVASLPWVINLLSERLRFSLVVVELLVPLQAALLRTGPALLYTSGTLFIAQLYGHPLGVPDLVLVGIASALLALTTGGMGSLLILSQMSIVCGYLKLPFEAAFALFVAVDAAVDTFMTLASVCTVAASTAMIAPSHRETTQPVEAVSGELEAEPAR, encoded by the coding sequence GTGACGACGCTCGCGATGATCGGGGCAGGGATACTCTGCGGTCTCTACTATCCGGACTTTGCCCATGCGATCAGCCCCATCGCGCAGCTCTACCTGAATTTCCTCAAGATGGTCGTCCTGCCTTACCTGGTTTCGTCGGTCATCTTCTCCATCACGTCGATGGTCCAGGACCCCAAATCGGTTCGTTACCTGGGCAAGGTGGGCATGGCCGTGCTGGTCGTGTCGTTCCTGGGCGTGCTGGTAAGCGGCACCTTGTCGCTGATCCTCCAGCCGGGCCAGATCGAGAACCCGCAGTCGCGCATCGAACTTGGCGAGTTCATCAATTCGCAGGGCAGCGTCTCCACCGATCTCGCCTTCCCGTTCCAGCCGCCATCCAATGAGGGCGCTGACGGCGGGCATTCGATCCTGCTCGATCTGGTGCCGAACAATGTCTTCAACGCGCTGGCCTCGGGCCAGACCATCCAGGTCCTGCTGTTCTGCCTGCTGTTCGGGCTCGCCATGGGAAAGATTCCCCAGCCCACGTCCATGAGTCTTTCTCAGGCGCTCAACGCGGTCTACCGGGCCTGTACGGTCCTCACCAACTGGTTCATCTGGGGATTGCCCTTCGCAACCTTCATCCTGATCGCGGACCAGACCGCGTCGACCGGAACCAAGCCGCTCATGCTGATGGGCGGTTACCTGCTGGTCATGGGGCTTTCCTGCCTCCTATTCGTCGCCGGCGCCTTTGCCATTATCGCCATCCGGTCGCGACGAAGCTACTGGACGACGATCAAGACCTGCCAGCCCCTGCTCATGGTGGCCATCACCACGCGTTCCACCGTCGCTTCGCTTCCCTGGGTCATCAACCTGTTGAGCGAGCGCCTGCGGTTCAGCCTGGTGGTCGTCGAACTGCTGGTGCCGCTGCAGGCGGCATTGCTACGCACCGGCCCGGCGCTGCTCTACACCTCGGGCACCCTGTTCATCGCCCAGCTCTACGGTCATCCGCTCGGCGTGCCAGACCTCGTGCTCGTCGGCATCGCCTCCGCGCTTCTCGCGCTCACGACCGGCGGCATGGGCAGCCTGCTCATCCTGTCCCAGATGTCCATCGTCTGCGGCTACCTGAAGCTTCCCTTTGAAGCGGCGTTCGCCCTGTTCGTCGCTGTGGATGCGGCCGTGGACACGTTCATGACGCTGGCCAGCGTCTGCACCGTCGCGGCGAGCACGGCAATGATCGCTCCCAGCCACAGGGAGACGACGCAGCCGGTCGAAGCCGTCTCGGGAGAGCTCGAAGCCGAGCCCGCCCGATGA
- a CDS encoding substrate-binding periplasmic protein, whose translation MSVTRRTLLMAGSGGLLISQAQAAGTQAQNAPKPVAGGDALRIAMPSFASNPFFPADGQGDNGIDMELAHGIAAQLGVEPVFDRSAATFDGMVNLVSSGQADLAIGKLSRTLLRGRSIVYSRPYAMLRQGLIANRLNLARIAQGKPPEQIVRDFSGDLGVIEGSSFATYAPATFPHAQIRRFASWDLIIDAIRNGTLDMAYRDDFEIKKLMVDDPSMTVVARSITLTDKVDTIAVGVRPDNPHLAAFVDLYLDLARGQQVLNTDEIIARYRQGSKA comes from the coding sequence ATGTCGGTTACGCGTCGTACGCTGCTTATGGCCGGAAGCGGTGGGTTGCTGATCTCGCAGGCTCAGGCGGCCGGCACTCAGGCGCAGAACGCCCCAAAGCCCGTCGCGGGCGGCGATGCGCTGCGTATCGCTATGCCGTCCTTCGCTTCCAATCCGTTCTTCCCGGCCGACGGGCAGGGCGACAATGGCATAGACATGGAACTGGCCCACGGCATCGCCGCGCAGCTTGGCGTGGAGCCGGTGTTCGACCGGTCGGCCGCAACGTTCGACGGCATGGTGAACCTGGTGAGTTCCGGCCAGGCGGACCTGGCGATCGGCAAGCTCAGCCGGACCCTTCTGCGCGGCCGGTCGATCGTCTATTCCCGGCCCTACGCCATGCTTCGCCAGGGGTTGATCGCCAACCGCCTCAACCTGGCACGAATTGCGCAAGGCAAGCCACCCGAGCAGATCGTCCGCGATTTCTCGGGCGATCTCGGCGTCATCGAGGGCTCCTCATTCGCCACCTATGCGCCGGCAACCTTCCCGCACGCACAAATCCGCCGCTTCGCGAGTTGGGATTTGATCATCGATGCGATCCGCAACGGGACGCTCGACATGGCCTATCGCGACGATTTCGAGATCAAGAAGCTGATGGTCGACGACCCGTCGATGACGGTCGTCGCGCGCTCGATTACGCTGACGGACAAGGTCGACACCATTGCAGTCGGTGTGCGGCCGGACAATCCGCATCTCGCGGCCTTTGTCGACCTCTATCTCGATCTCGCCCGGGGCCAGCAGGTACTCAACACCGACGAGATCATCGCCCGCTATCGCCAGGGGAGCAAAGCCTGA
- a CDS encoding MurR/RpiR family transcriptional regulator, protein MSVLNRINAKLDGMATGDREIGRYIVDNPDQMLRLSTAALAAEIGRSQSSVVKFSQKLGYASYQELKLAVSEAKAQEWQVPAGFIHGPIEVGDGYQVIVKKLVGSKLLSMQQTVAANTERIITRTLELLDGARRIHLAGVGASSLVARDFSYKLMKLGRNVLHDSDSHIQMANAATLGPGDVLFALSYSGASIETLRIAELACKRGTMVIAVTGLHDNPLSRVADIRLYTIADEERARSSSITARDAQLALTDLLFILLVQRQPDANDYVHNSEAAVSVLKAERSS, encoded by the coding sequence GTGTCCGTTCTGAACAGGATCAATGCGAAGCTCGACGGCATGGCGACCGGCGATCGCGAGATCGGCCGGTACATCGTCGACAATCCCGACCAGATGCTGCGCCTGTCGACGGCGGCCCTTGCGGCCGAGATCGGGCGCAGCCAGTCCAGCGTCGTCAAGTTCAGCCAGAAGCTCGGCTATGCCAGCTACCAGGAGCTCAAACTCGCCGTCAGTGAGGCCAAGGCGCAGGAATGGCAGGTGCCGGCCGGCTTCATCCACGGGCCGATCGAGGTCGGCGACGGCTACCAGGTCATCGTGAAGAAGCTGGTCGGCAGCAAGCTTCTGTCGATGCAGCAGACCGTCGCCGCCAATACAGAGCGTATCATCACCAGGACGCTGGAATTGCTGGACGGCGCGCGCCGCATCCATCTGGCCGGCGTCGGTGCCTCCTCGCTGGTGGCGCGCGATTTCTCCTACAAGCTGATGAAGCTCGGCCGCAATGTGCTGCATGACAGCGACAGCCACATCCAGATGGCCAATGCCGCGACGCTCGGGCCCGGCGACGTGCTGTTCGCGCTCTCCTATTCCGGCGCCAGCATCGAAACCCTGCGCATCGCCGAGCTTGCCTGCAAGCGCGGCACGATGGTGATCGCCGTCACCGGCCTGCACGACAATCCGCTGAGCCGCGTCGCCGACATCCGCCTCTACACCATCGCCGACGAGGAGCGTGCGCGCTCCTCGTCCATTACCGCGCGCGACGCGCAGCTGGCGCTGACCGACCTGTTGTTCATCCTTTTGGTGCAGAGGCAGCCCGACGCCAACGACTATGTCCACAACAGCGAGGCGGCGGTCTCGGTGCTGAAAGCCGAGCGATCCTCCTAG
- the murA gene encoding UDP-N-acetylglucosamine 1-carboxyvinyltransferase: protein MDRLRIVGGHRLQGAVNISGAKNAALPQIAAALLSPYPLELTNLPDVTDVENMLGVVRLHGAEVTRSAHAATIDTNAAVSKETSYDTVRKMRATVLVLAPLLARFGHARVSLPGGCAIGARPVDMHVSALAALGARIAIENGSIVASAPNGLTGTRIVLSSPSVGATETAMMAATTAKGETEILNAAREPEVADLAACLNAMGARVEGAGTHRILIAGDTSWQAARHDIIPDRIEAGTYAIAAAITGGQLELTHARLEHMASVVQLLEATGVSVWPGDRGLIVSRERPLKAVDLATEPYPGFPTDLQAQFMALMCCADGASLLRETIFENRFMHVPELMRLGANIKLQGTMALVRGGETLHGAQVMATDLRASVSLVLAALVSQGETIINRVYHLDRGYEQLDRKLRLCGADIERLSA, encoded by the coding sequence ATGGACAGATTGCGGATCGTCGGCGGGCACAGGCTGCAGGGCGCGGTCAACATATCCGGCGCCAAGAACGCCGCTCTGCCGCAGATCGCGGCCGCCCTGCTCAGCCCCTACCCGCTCGAACTGACCAACCTGCCCGATGTGACCGACGTCGAGAACATGCTCGGCGTCGTGAGGCTTCACGGCGCCGAAGTCACACGATCGGCGCATGCCGCGACGATCGACACCAATGCCGCCGTTTCGAAGGAGACATCCTACGACACGGTCCGAAAGATGCGGGCGACGGTGCTGGTGCTGGCACCGCTGCTTGCGCGCTTCGGCCACGCCCGGGTTTCGCTGCCGGGCGGCTGCGCCATCGGCGCGCGGCCGGTCGATATGCATGTTTCGGCGCTAGCAGCCTTGGGCGCCAGGATCGCCATCGAAAACGGTTCGATCGTCGCCTCGGCCCCGAACGGACTGACCGGCACGCGCATCGTGCTCAGTTCGCCGTCGGTCGGGGCAACGGAAACCGCCATGATGGCGGCAACCACGGCCAAGGGCGAAACCGAGATCCTCAACGCGGCGCGCGAGCCCGAGGTGGCCGATCTCGCCGCTTGCCTCAACGCCATGGGCGCGCGCGTCGAGGGCGCCGGCACGCACCGCATCCTGATCGCCGGCGACACTTCCTGGCAAGCGGCCCGGCACGACATCATCCCGGACCGGATCGAGGCCGGCACCTATGCCATTGCCGCGGCGATCACCGGCGGCCAGCTCGAGCTCACCCATGCCCGGCTCGAACACATGGCTTCGGTGGTGCAATTGCTGGAGGCCACCGGCGTCAGCGTCTGGCCGGGCGATCGCGGGCTGATCGTATCGCGCGAGCGGCCGCTCAAGGCGGTCGACCTGGCGACGGAACCCTATCCGGGTTTTCCGACCGACCTGCAGGCACAGTTCATGGCGCTGATGTGCTGTGCGGATGGCGCTTCGCTGCTGCGCGAGACCATCTTCGAGAACCGCTTCATGCATGTGCCCGAGCTGATGCGCCTCGGCGCCAACATCAAGCTGCAGGGAACCATGGCGCTGGTGCGCGGCGGCGAGACACTGCACGGCGCGCAGGTGATGGCCACCGACCTGCGCGCTTCGGTGTCGCTGGTGCTGGCGGCGCTGGTCTCCCAAGGCGAGACCATCATCAACCGCGTCTATCACCTCGATCGCGGCTACGAGCAGCTGGACCGCAAGCTGCGCCTTTGCGGCGCCGACATCGAGCGGCTGAGCGCATGA
- a CDS encoding N-acetylglucosamine kinase translates to MSSGRSEYFLGVDGGGTGCRARIEDADGTVLGQGLSGPATTRLGIDAAWASIAGAFDAAVEEAGFGPADTARVSAGIGLAGIGRKGALEALRAIAHPFASIDFVSDGVGACLGAHSGQDGAIVIAGTGSIGLGFVEGRDLRVGGYGFPISDEGSGADLGLKAVQLALRAHDGRHERTALLAEVMQRFEGDPMEAVAWMDRASATDYAVLAPMVMRHADQGDPAGRRIVQSAAEQIDTLVRVLFEKGAPRVTLLGGLASPLEPWLAPDVRRRLKPADGDAVSGAIILAKRALSV, encoded by the coding sequence ATGAGCAGCGGCCGCTCCGAATATTTTCTCGGCGTCGATGGCGGCGGCACCGGATGCCGGGCCCGCATCGAAGACGCTGACGGAACCGTGCTGGGACAGGGCCTGTCCGGCCCGGCGACGACGCGGCTCGGCATCGATGCCGCCTGGGCCTCCATTGCCGGGGCATTTGACGCGGCGGTCGAGGAGGCCGGTTTCGGGCCGGCCGACACCGCCCGTGTCAGCGCCGGCATCGGCCTTGCCGGTATCGGCCGCAAGGGCGCGCTGGAGGCGTTGCGGGCGATCGCACATCCCTTTGCCAGCATCGATTTCGTCAGCGATGGCGTCGGCGCCTGCCTCGGCGCGCATTCCGGCCAGGACGGCGCCATCGTCATTGCAGGCACGGGCTCGATCGGTCTCGGCTTCGTCGAGGGCCGCGACCTGCGCGTCGGCGGCTACGGCTTCCCGATCTCCGACGAAGGCAGCGGCGCCGATCTTGGCCTGAAAGCCGTGCAGTTGGCGCTGCGCGCCCATGACGGCCGGCACGAGCGGACGGCGCTGCTGGCGGAGGTGATGCAACGTTTCGAGGGCGACCCGATGGAAGCGGTCGCGTGGATGGACCGCGCGAGCGCCACGGACTACGCCGTGCTGGCGCCGATGGTGATGCGCCATGCCGACCAGGGCGACCCGGCAGGGCGGCGCATCGTGCAGAGCGCGGCCGAGCAGATCGATACGCTGGTACGGGTGCTGTTCGAGAAAGGTGCGCCGCGCGTGACCTTGCTGGGCGGCCTCGCCAGCCCGCTCGAACCATGGCTGGCTCCCGATGTCCGGCGCCGGCTGAAACCCGCCGATGGCGATGCCGTGTCCGGCGCGATCATCCTTGCCAAAAGGGCGCTTAGCGTCTGA
- the murQ gene encoding N-acetylmuramic acid 6-phosphate etherase: MTEQALMSELDRLVSEGRNPRTVDIDLLPTIDVLRKINDEDKVVPAAVEKVLPEIAAAVDCIVLAFQKGARLIYLGAGTSGRLGVLDASECPPTFGVPEGMVVGLIAGGLDALVRSLEGAEDDPKMGAKALREIGLTPHDVVVGIAVSGRTPYVVGGLTYARQVGSTTVALSCNPASTIAGIADIAISPVVGPEVLTGSTRLKSGTAQKLVLNMLTTASMIRIGKSYENLMVDLNPSNRKLVARAIRIVMQTTGCTAQQARQALTQTGNDVKLAILVTITGMGVEEARTALGKAGGFLRKAISDGKA, translated from the coding sequence ATGACCGAGCAAGCGTTGATGTCTGAGCTGGACCGGCTTGTTTCCGAAGGCCGAAACCCTCGGACTGTCGATATCGACCTGCTGCCGACCATCGACGTGCTGCGCAAGATCAATGACGAGGACAAGGTTGTGCCGGCGGCTGTCGAAAAGGTGCTGCCGGAAATCGCCGCTGCGGTCGATTGTATCGTGCTCGCCTTCCAGAAAGGCGCACGCCTGATCTATTTGGGCGCCGGCACCAGCGGGCGCCTTGGCGTTCTCGACGCCTCCGAATGCCCCCCCACTTTCGGCGTGCCCGAAGGCATGGTCGTCGGTCTGATCGCCGGCGGCCTCGACGCCCTGGTGCGATCATTGGAAGGCGCCGAGGATGACCCGAAAATGGGCGCCAAGGCCTTGCGGGAGATCGGACTCACCCCGCACGATGTGGTGGTCGGGATCGCGGTCAGCGGGCGCACGCCCTATGTCGTTGGCGGGCTGACCTATGCCAGGCAGGTGGGCTCAACCACGGTGGCCCTGTCCTGCAATCCGGCATCGACCATTGCCGGTATCGCCGACATCGCGATCTCGCCGGTCGTCGGCCCGGAGGTGCTCACCGGCTCGACCCGGCTGAAGTCGGGAACGGCGCAGAAGCTGGTGCTCAACATGCTGACGACGGCCTCGATGATCCGCATCGGCAAGAGCTATGAGAATCTGATGGTCGACCTCAACCCGTCCAACAGGAAGCTGGTGGCGAGGGCGATCAGGATCGTCATGCAGACGACCGGTTGCACGGCGCAGCAGGCCAGACAGGCGCTCACCCAGACCGGCAATGACGTGAAGCTGGCGATCCTGGTGACGATCACCGGCATGGGCGTCGAAGAGGCGCGGACGGCGCTCGGCAAGGCTGGAGGATTCCTGCGCAAGGCAATCAGCGACGGGAAGGCATGA
- a CDS encoding ABC transporter substrate-binding protein — translation MTRHFTRTLLSGITVAAMLGVAAAPAQAATLHMAWSQDATGLDPHKQTAFSSLRLLELIYEPLVRVDASLQIIPAIATSWQFSQDGKELTFKLDPKAKFQDGTAVTSADVKASFERILDEKTGAAARANFLSIASIDTPDAATVVFHLSQPDVPILTAMSDVNAAIVPASEIKAGSVGTKALGSGPFKLDKWDPNAKEVLSANKDWAGGSTGVDGIEISVLPDEAAILAAMRSKQIDFALLNDPLVATLVPKEPSLQLNRAPVLAYNVLQLNPSRKPMTELKVRQAISCAIDRQEVLDTAALGEGKVTGPLTIPALATDPSQLFCYKRDVEKAKKLMEEAGFADGFSATVIGATGEPPTAAAEAQVIQSQLAEIGVKLDIKMMELNVYVDAWLKGDFDMAVALNGGRADPYTMYNRYWTKAGNLQKVANYIDDTLDSQMQQGRAETDPAKRKAIFAAFEKHLAEMSPWIWLYTSYSYTAQQKTVAGFVPTPTGTLFSLSKVTIQQ, via the coding sequence ATGACAAGGCATTTCACGAGAACCCTGCTGTCGGGAATCACGGTTGCGGCGATGCTCGGCGTGGCAGCGGCCCCGGCCCAGGCGGCAACGCTGCACATGGCCTGGTCGCAGGACGCCACCGGGCTTGATCCGCACAAGCAGACGGCCTTTTCGTCGCTGCGGCTGCTGGAATTGATTTATGAGCCGCTGGTGCGGGTCGATGCCAGCCTGCAGATCATCCCCGCCATCGCCACGTCCTGGCAGTTTTCGCAAGACGGCAAGGAACTGACGTTCAAACTCGACCCCAAGGCGAAATTCCAGGACGGCACGGCCGTCACCTCGGCCGACGTCAAGGCATCGTTCGAGCGCATCCTCGACGAGAAGACGGGGGCGGCCGCCCGCGCCAACTTCCTGTCGATCGCCAGCATCGACACGCCTGATGCGGCGACCGTCGTGTTCCATCTGTCGCAACCCGACGTGCCGATCCTGACGGCGATGAGCGACGTCAATGCGGCCATCGTCCCGGCCAGCGAGATCAAGGCCGGCTCTGTCGGCACCAAGGCGCTCGGCTCCGGTCCGTTCAAGCTCGACAAATGGGACCCCAACGCCAAGGAAGTCTTGAGCGCCAACAAGGACTGGGCGGGCGGTTCGACCGGCGTCGACGGCATCGAGATCAGTGTGCTGCCCGACGAAGCGGCGATCCTGGCCGCCATGCGCAGCAAGCAGATCGATTTCGCGCTGCTCAACGACCCGCTGGTCGCCACGCTGGTGCCGAAGGAGCCCAGCCTGCAGCTCAACCGCGCGCCGGTGCTCGCCTATAACGTGCTGCAGCTCAATCCGTCGCGAAAGCCGATGACCGAGCTCAAGGTGCGCCAGGCGATCTCCTGCGCCATCGACCGGCAGGAGGTGCTGGACACCGCCGCGCTCGGCGAAGGCAAGGTCACCGGCCCGCTGACCATCCCGGCGCTCGCGACCGATCCAAGCCAACTATTCTGCTACAAGCGCGACGTCGAGAAGGCCAAGAAGCTGATGGAAGAGGCCGGCTTTGCCGACGGCTTTTCGGCGACGGTGATCGGCGCCACCGGCGAGCCGCCGACGGCGGCGGCGGAAGCCCAGGTCATCCAGTCGCAGCTGGCTGAAATCGGCGTCAAGCTCGACATCAAGATGATGGAGCTCAACGTCTATGTCGACGCCTGGCTGAAGGGCGATTTCGACATGGCGGTCGCGCTCAATGGCGGACGCGCCGATCCCTATACGATGTACAACCGCTACTGGACCAAGGCAGGCAATCTGCAGAAGGTGGCGAACTACATCGACGACACGCTAGACAGCCAGATGCAGCAGGGCCGCGCCGAGACCGATCCGGCCAAACGCAAGGCGATCTTCGCTGCGTTCGAGAAACACCTTGCCGAGATGTCGCCATGGATCTGGCTCTACACGTCCTACAGCTACACGGCCCAGCAGAAGACCGTCGCCGGCTTCGTGCCGACGCCGACGGGCACGCTGTTCAGCCTGAGCAAGGTTACCATCCAGCAGTAG
- a CDS encoding ABC transporter permease, which produces MNYLMRRLATFPLVLLGVSILVFIAIRMVPGDSITAMLGTEAGLLTPAQRDSLAAYFGIDQPWFVQYWRWIGGILHGNFGISVTYGRPVVDVILERFPLTLELAVLSMIIALAVGLPAGIYAATHSEKASDLGVRIVAMVGQSMPSFVLGLLIIYTLSAGFGVLPAMGEFAPLWQDPPRNLSQLILPAITLGFAFAASVTRIARSAMLDVLSDDYVRTARSKGASARSVIWRHALPNALIPVVTLSGIEFGYLLGGAVIVEQIYALPGLGRMVLDAILQRDYALVQGAVLFIAFNFMIVNLLVDLAYVGLDPRIRLGEQ; this is translated from the coding sequence GTGAACTATCTGATGCGGCGACTGGCGACGTTTCCTCTCGTCCTGCTTGGCGTGTCCATCCTGGTCTTCATCGCGATCCGGATGGTGCCGGGCGATTCGATCACGGCGATGCTGGGGACCGAAGCCGGCCTGCTGACGCCGGCGCAACGGGATTCGCTCGCCGCCTATTTCGGCATCGACCAGCCCTGGTTCGTCCAGTACTGGCGCTGGATAGGCGGTATCCTGCACGGCAATTTCGGCATCTCCGTCACCTATGGCAGGCCGGTGGTCGACGTCATCCTCGAGCGCTTTCCGCTGACACTCGAACTGGCCGTGCTGTCGATGATCATCGCGCTCGCGGTCGGCCTGCCGGCAGGGATCTACGCCGCCACGCATAGCGAAAAAGCGTCCGATCTCGGGGTGCGCATCGTCGCCATGGTCGGCCAGTCGATGCCGAGCTTCGTGCTTGGCCTGCTGATCATCTACACGCTGTCGGCGGGCTTCGGCGTGCTGCCGGCGATGGGCGAATTCGCGCCGCTCTGGCAGGATCCCCCGCGCAATCTCAGCCAGCTGATCCTGCCCGCCATCACGCTCGGCTTCGCCTTCGCCGCGTCGGTCACCCGCATCGCGCGCTCGGCCATGCTCGACGTTTTGAGCGACGATTATGTGCGCACCGCCCGCAGCAAGGGTGCGTCGGCGCGCAGCGTCATCTGGCGCCATGCGCTGCCCAACGCGCTGATCCCGGTGGTGACGCTGAGCGGGATCGAGTTCGGTTATCTGCTGGGCGGCGCCGTCATCGTCGAGCAGATCTACGCCCTGCCGGGGCTCGGACGCATGGTGCTCGACGCGATCCTGCAGCGCGATTATGCGCTGGTGCAGGGAGCCGTGCTGTTCATCGCCTTCAACTTCATGATCGTCAATCTCCTGGTCGATCTCGCCTATGTCGGGCTCGATCCGCGCATCCGGCTGGGAGAGCAGTGA
- a CDS encoding ABC transporter permease, with amino-acid sequence MRIARAIFGHGSGRIGGVIVCIYLVLAILGLLGLTPHNPITQYRIDRLHAPGAVYWMGTDLFGRDVASRLMAGIGQSFTVAFFSVAFATLAGTVLGLAAAWLGRRWDGVVMRIMDVLLAFPAILLALLIVTVAGPGTWTSVVAIGIVYTPIFTRVVRGPALSLKAREFVDAARTFGSSSSYIVTRHLLLNLVAPLTVQVTLALAWALLTEAGLSFLGLGTQPPAASLGLMLSDSRNLMETAPWLMIFPGLTIMISILGFNLLGDALRDILDPKMRRAPA; translated from the coding sequence ATGCGCATCGCGCGCGCCATTTTCGGGCACGGCAGCGGCCGCATCGGCGGTGTCATCGTCTGCATCTATCTCGTGCTCGCCATTCTCGGCCTGCTCGGGCTGACGCCGCACAATCCGATCACGCAGTACCGCATCGACCGGCTGCATGCGCCGGGCGCCGTCTACTGGATGGGAACCGACCTGTTCGGCCGCGACGTGGCGAGCCGGCTGATGGCCGGCATTGGCCAGTCCTTCACCGTCGCCTTCTTCTCGGTCGCCTTCGCCACACTTGCCGGCACGGTTTTGGGCCTGGCCGCCGCCTGGCTCGGCCGCCGCTGGGACGGCGTGGTGATGCGGATCATGGATGTGCTGCTGGCCTTTCCGGCTATCCTGCTGGCGCTGCTCATCGTCACCGTGGCCGGGCCGGGCACCTGGACCAGCGTCGTTGCCATCGGCATCGTCTATACGCCGATCTTCACGCGCGTGGTGCGCGGCCCTGCCTTGTCGCTCAAGGCACGCGAATTCGTCGACGCCGCGCGCACCTTCGGCAGCAGTTCGAGTTACATCGTCACGCGCCACCTGCTGCTCAATCTGGTGGCGCCGTTGACCGTTCAGGTGACGCTGGCGCTGGCCTGGGCATTGCTGACGGAAGCCGGCTTGAGCTTTCTCGGCCTCGGCACGCAGCCGCCCGCCGCTTCGCTCGGCCTGATGCTGAGCGACAGCCGCAACCTGATGGAAACCGCGCCCTGGCTGATGATCTTCCCGGGGCTGACGATCATGATCAGCATCCTCGGCTTCAACCTGCTTGGCGACGCGCTGCGCGACATCCTCGACCCGAAGATGCGGAGGGCGCCGGCATGA